In a single window of the Platichthys flesus chromosome 5, fPlaFle2.1, whole genome shotgun sequence genome:
- the LOC133953552 gene encoding nucleosome-remodeling factor subunit BPTF-like isoform X3 translates to MRGRRGRPPKQAAVMREGSPGPVRGSRGGRTRGMRGRGRSRGRGRVASGGFCGSAEGDTEISGRENFHSSRGRRKVGASITAAPATSRSRGSRGRGRGSRGVRGVRGGVRRPLNKVVYDDNSDEEDDNISYRSEEDELLNDNPSDPEEEEALGNDSDYLEELPYDDDDASYCTESSFRSLSTLGSTPGPKRSRLMPPSSPILEAKDIPPLELPKSSEDLLVLTSQLLNVSAVYEVLRNFGSVLRLSPFRFEDFGAALASQEQCTLLAETHISLLKAILREEDTSNTTFGPADVKDSVNSTLYFVDGMTWPEVVRAYCESDPEYRHILPPQESEDYPYEPLESKIKVLQFLVDQFLTTNIAREELMSEGVVAYDDHCRVCHRLGDLLCCETCSAVYHLECVKPPLQEVPEDEWQCEVCVAHKVPGVADCIPEAQKSKPFIRQLPVGYDRHQRKYWFLNRRIVVEEDGEQEDKAIWYYSTKVQLADLIDCLDKDYWEADLYAALEEIRDEVHAHMDITEDLTNKARGTNKCFFTAANEEILERLRAKKEEELEEIKRRAAEESLRARMEKAREEFDLEKEDGEVGLKVEGHPEGKVKDSMEEEETNEEATEEKRDGVKSGVAEAPPTGQEGSSGSNFSDGPILPVSSAPTQTITVSSSLATEAPPPLTSSIEARLEGCSHKEVSNTTEAENSSSDPVGGDGIPNLSQPSQTCEENSNSSMGAGVPPRGPEPPDLVDKSSQSSLASFDDTGDGKDSANGEGCKRSSATRMVTRLRNPESKLSQLKNQQVLVVNAQGDVTRVSTRSSKDVVMKGALSQYFKLGQEGKYRVYHNQYSSNTLALNKHQHREDHDKRRHLSHKFCMTPAGEFKWNGSIHGSKVLTISTLRLTIIQLENNVPAPFMHPNWASHRTNWIKAVQMCSKAREFALALAILECAIKPVAMLPVWKDSLGHTRLNRMTSMEREEKEKVKKREKKLEDEETMLQATWVKYTFPIKHQVWKQKGEEYRVTGYGGWSWISKTYVQRFVPKLPGNTNANYRKELEDAKLGKKCTLLDLSRRPSVATPEAQGAAVLISEAKDQGSCSLSKPATDPLLSAEYLESNEKMEEEIKEEMDVKEKKTEEMSVEESPAKMEVDPTESPSNAEKMCSTEEGEASIKAEPTDDAQRPFYYDVVDVSNGFLTRIAYKKVVKSSKLDGLLERRVKQHVIEERQRQQVSASKPKTPALVSQATAPVPSTPVRPRSPLKPHTLAQTQLALSTAVKVEEKSCTPQTPGLGEVRGGKNEGESYTELSKTTNDTVTPLPFPSLDSTAKDSCSTGTGGDLASPQNQTTSLPKESNADFLERTMGPKETNSDTSGQAGVKLPEGETIAQGTHSSLEYQTASVASDVTKTVHIDNTGSAIPNLKCDSVRTSTNVPDQKSGQNTSPFKPVQQNPEISAHSGPGENGMAPAENQEIGQHKTKSISSPDTAPVSPLPQVNGNDGLGSESMLSNSVMGSNNGMLTNSPQNSTVKIEEQGLVVSPKDRTQQKPLVNGDWTPVNNSTETGLKEPGLVSRVEGKTSISDQEYKPPIKITRLENNLDAPGPNTQSTQQHNSTSPVQTETKASSVVKIIRMAPSPIPSAEESSLSDDFAEENSNSGTTEPLKTLITQVTTKSTTTTTTVVSTEMRTANVPSNACGEKVSTTESSAVSTLKTMTKTTVTKICSPGLDGQSDDSQGEMVTQEQRTMLSASVSKSTTDTNGKTSVTSVAVSQEDSASTKNHVRLLKFSRTKKTRSGTALPSYRKFVTKSSRKSIFVLPYDNLKVLARRGGFRELPLFSYNAKPALDIWPYPSPRPTFGITWRYRLQTVKCLAGVSLMLRLLWASLRWDDMAVKPSAAIGTTRTETSDTEITTTEIIKRRDVGPYGIRSEYCIRKIICPLGVPDTPKETHTPQRKGLRSSALRPKKPEPAKQTGPVVIETWVAEEELDLWEIRAFSERVEKEKAQAAEQAKKRLEQKPGTATPTGTPPTSALTPKVIVGSLTGQGTSSTKVVLSTKMGTPVTFQQNKNFQQSFATWVKQGQSTGAEGTMAMSGGHTFQITGTSVGGKVLTTKLPLPANSKIVTVNVPTSQGGVVQQKVLGIIPSSTAGGAQTYTTFQPRTTTLNIRPHTPGSQQQVLATGSQIRPGMTVIRTPLQQTGPMGKTILRSPLVVQQGQGGQQVVTQIIRGQAVSTAISGASPVATVTGQGASPATLGQAAPGTPRAQGQGQVKLTLAQLTQLTQKQQATSGVDRQAGVGGTQQALTVMVQGQGQTTGQLQVIPHGVTVIPGPGQQLMQASLPNGQVQRFLFTPMASAATPTSSTVNTVPGQPNSTCTKTPAQPAQQAAAPIQAGVPSLATTSSPTSATPQGQLPPQTQAHMPIQSPTSLQVKTQGGTVQLQQTPQLISVSGLQQQVQVLAQLQAQQGGGSLPQHIKLQLPIQIQQAGTTSAQGGQIGNVVTIQAASVQEQLQRIQQLREQQQQKKKQAAEAKREQALNAASQSDIIQKQVVMKQNAVIEHLKQKKTLTPAEREENQRMIVCNQVMKFLLDRIDKDDRQSAKRRKKEEVVEAKKRLANASKLSSLLYRHKESLKMEILKKRALLDKDLQLEAQEELKRDLLRMRREKERAQAAAKQAAQAAAQAAHKQQQHTLAHAHGIAAQHHLATTATSAHKRKRDEERETATSAKSKSKKKLIVTTNTKDNKKEIKLYCVCKTPYDETKFYIGCDLCTNWYHGDCVGITEKEAKKMDDYICVECKRGQESSSEELFCICRTPYDESQFYIGCDRCQNWYHGRCVGILQSEANHIDQYVCPQCQSTEDAMTVFTPLTDKDFEGLRRILRSLQAHKMAWPFLEPVDPNDAIDYYRVIKEPMDLSTMEERLQKREYVKLTEFVADMTKIFDNCRYYNPSDSPFYQCAEVLESFFVQKLKGFKASRSHNNKLQSAAS, encoded by the exons AtgagggggagaagaggaaggccGCCCAAACAAGCAGCCGTGATGCGGGAGGGTTCACCCGGGCCAGTCCGCGGCTCTCGGGGCGGCAGGACCAGAGGGATGCGCGGGCGGGGGAGAAGCAGAGGTCGTGGCCGGGTGGCAAGCGGCGGCTTCTGCGGCTCCGCGGAAGGGGACACGGAAATCTCCGGCCGAGAGAACTTTCATTCGTCCCGGGGCCGCAGGAAAGTTGGAGCCTCCATCACGGCGGCGCCCGCGACATCGCggagcagaggaagcagagggagaggcaggGGGTCCAGAGGCGTCCGCGGCGTCAGAGGCGGAGTGCGGCGGCCTCTCAACAAGGTGGTGTACGACGACAACAGCGACGAGGAGGACGATAATATAAGCTACAGGTCTGAGGAAGACGAACTCCTGAACGACAACCCTTCGGATCCCGAAGAAGAGGAGGCCTTGGGAAACGACTCGGACTATCTGGAGGAGCTGCcgtatgatgatgatgatgccagCTACTGCACCGAGAGCAGCTTTCGGAGCCTCAGCACGCTCGGTAGCACCCCAG GCCCGAAGAGGAGTCGGTTAATGCCACCGAGCTCTCCCATCCTTGAGGCAAAAGACATTCCTCCCCTGGAACTTCCCAAGTCGTCTGAGGACCTCCTGGTCCTCACCTCGCAGCTCCTCAATGTATCTGCTGTCTACGAGGTCCTCCGAAACTTTGGCTCAGTGCTCCGTCTCTCTCCGTTCCGCTTTGAGGATTTCGGTGCAGCGCTGGCCAGCCAGGAGCAGTGCACGCTGCTGGCTGAGACCCACATCTCCCTGCTCAAAGCTATTCTCAGAGAAGAGGACACTTCCAACACCACATTTGGTCCTGCTGACGTGAAGGACTCTGTTAACTCCACTTTGTATTTTGTGGATGGTATGACCTGGCCAGAGGTTGTGCGGGCGTACTGTGAGAGTGACCCGGAGTACCGGCATATTCTGCCTCCCCAAGAGAGCGAGGATTACCCATATGAACCATTAGAGAGCAAAATTAAAGTTCTACAGTTTTTGGTGGACCAGTTCCTTACGACCAATATTGCCCGGGAGGAACTCATGTCAGAAGGAGTGGTTGCCTATGATGACCACTGCAGAGTGTGCCATCGTCTCGGTGACCTGCTGTGCTGCGAGACATGTTCGGCCGTTTACCATCTGGAGTGTGTGAAACCACCGCTGCAGGAAGTACCAGAGGACGAGTGGCAGTGCGAAGTGTGTGTAGCACACAAGGTTCCTGGTGTTGCGGACTGCATCCCAGAGGCTCAGAAGAGCAAGCCATTTATCCGTCAACTGCCAGTCGGCTATGACCGACACCAGCGCAAATACTGGTTCCTGAATCGACGCATTGTTGT TGAAGAGGATGGAGAGCAGGAAGACAAAGCCATCTGGTACTACAGCACCAAG GTCCAGCTGGCTGATCTGATAGATTGCTTGGATAAGGACTACTGGGAGGCCGACTTGTACGCAGCCCTTGAGGAGATAAGGGACGAGGTGCACGCACATATGGACATCACTGAAGACCTAACCAACAAGGCCCGTGGCACCAACAAGTGTTTCTTCACTGCCGCCAACG AGGAGATCCTGGAGCGGCTGCGGGctaagaaggaggaggagctggaggagataaAAAGACGAGCTGCCGAGGAATCCCTTAGAGCACGGATGGAGAAGGCGAGGGAGGAGTTTGATTTGGAGAAGGAAGACGGAGAGGTCGGGCTGAAAGTTGAGGGACATCCGGAAGGCAAGGTCAAAGATtcgatggaggaggaggagacaaacgAAGAGGCCACAGAAGAGAAAAGGGATGGTGTCAAATCTGGAG TTGCTGAAGCTCCACCCACTGGCCAAGAAGGCAGTAGTGGCAGTAACTTCTCAGATGGACCAATACTTCCAGTATCCTCAGCTCCGACACAAACCATCACTGTGAGCTCAAGCCTGGCTACTGAGGCTCCACCGCCCCTGACCTCCAGCATAGAGGCTCGTCTAGAGGGCTGTTCCCATAAGGAGGTCTCTAACACCACTGAAG CAGAAAACTCGTCATCAGATCCTGTCGGTGGAGATGGAATCCCAAACCTGAGCCAGCCCTCTCAGACCTGTGAAGAGAACAGTAACAGCAGCATGGGAGCCGGGGTCCCTCCCAGGGGCCCAGAACCCCCAGACTTGGTTGACAAGTCCTCCCAGTCATCCCTGGCAAGCTTTGATGACACAG GAGACGGTAAAGACTCGGCCAATGGTGAGGGCTGCAAGAGGTCTTCGGCGACTCGCATGGTGACCCGGCTGAGGAACCCAGAAAGCAAGCTGAGTCAACTCAAGAACCAAcag GTGTTAGTGGTAAATGCACAAGGTGACGTCACACGTGTCAGCACGCGCAGCAGCAAAGACGTGGTGATGAAGGGGGCCCTCTCTCAATACTTCAAGCTTGGCCAGGAGGGCAAGTACCGCGTCTATCATAACCAGTACAGCTCCAATACCCTGGCCCTCAACAAGCACCAGCACAGAGAG GACCACGACAAGAGGCGACATCTCTCGCACAAGTTCTGCATGACACCTGCAGGAGAATTTAAGTGGAACGGGTCTATCCATGGCTCTAAGGTTCTCACCATCTCCACACTGAGACTCACCATCATCCAGCTGGAGAACAATGTTCCAGCGCCATTTATGCACCCTAACTGGGCCTCACACAG gaCAAATTGGATCAAAGCAGTTCAGATGTGCAGTAAAGCGAGGGAGTTTGCGCTGGCCCTGGCTATCCTGGAATGTGCCATTAAACCTGTGGCCATGCTGCCTGTCTGGAAAGACTCACTGGGCCATACAAG GTTAAATCGCATGACATCCATGGAGCgcgaggagaaggagaaagtaaaaaaacgtGAGAAAaagctggaggatgaagagacgATGCTACAGGCCACTTGGGTCAAATACACCTTCCCAATCAAACATCAG GTGTGGAAGCAGAAAGGAGAGGAGTATCGTGTTACAGGCTACGGGGGCTGGAGTTGGATCAGTAAGACCTATGTGCAGCGGTTTGTCCCCAAGCTTCCCGGCAACACCAATGCCAACTACCGCAAAGAACTGGAAG ATGCGAAACTTGGCAAGAAGTGTACCCTCCTGGACCTGAGTCGACGACCCAGCGTTGCAACACCAGAAGCTCAGGGAGCTGCTGTTTTAATCAGTGAAGCAAAAGATCAAGGCTCATGCAGCCTCTCCAAACCTGCAACAGATCCTCTGCTGTCTGCTGAATATCTCGAGTCTAATGAGAAGatggaagaagaaataaaagaagagatggatgtaaaagaaaaaaagacggAGGAGATGTCGGTTGAGGAATCACCTGCAAAGATGGAGGTGGACCCCACAGAATCACCATCGAATGCAGAGAAAA TGTGCAGCACTGAGGAGGGTGAGGCTTCCATTAAGGCGGAGCCAACAGATGACGCTCAACGGCCCTTTTACTACGATGTGGTGGATGTCAGCAACGGTTTCCTCACCCGCATTGCCTACAAGAAGGTGGTCAAGTCCTCCAAGCTGGACGGCCTGCTGGAGCGGCGGGTGAAGCAGCACGTTATTgaagagaggcagaggcagcaaGTGTCTGCCTCCAAACCCAAGACCCCTGCACTAGTTTCACAAGCTACAGCTCCTGTTCCGAGCACTCCCGTCCGGCCGCGGTCGCCACTCAAGCCCCATACTCTCGCTCAGACACAGCTCGCATTGAGCACCGCTGTGAAAGTGGAGGAGAAATCTTGCACACCACAAACTCCAGGGCTAGGAGAAGTTagaggaggaaaaaatgaaGGGGAGAGTTACACTGAACTCTCAAAAACTACAAATGATACTGTCACTCCCCTTCCTTTCCCCAGTCTGGACTCCACAGCCAAAGACAGTTGCAGTACAGGTACGGGTGGAGATTTGGCTTCACCTCAAAATCAGACCACCTCTTTGCCCAAGGAATCGAATGCAGACTTCCTGGAAAGGACCATGGGGCCAAAAGAAACCAATTCAGACACTTCAGGGCAAGCGGGTGTAAAACTCCCCGAAGGGGAAACTATAGCACAGGGAACCCATAGCTCTTTAGAGTATCAAACAGCCAGTGTAGCATCAGATGTTACCAAGACTGTGCATATTGACAATACAGGTTCTGCGATTCCCAATTTAAAATGTGACTCTGTAAGGACATCTACAAATGTACCTGACCAGAAAAGTGGCCAGAACACATCCCCTTTTAAACCTGTCCAGCAAAACCCAGAAATCTCTGCACATTCAGGCCCTGGGGAAAATGGCATGGCGCCAGCGGAGAACCAAGAAATTGgacaacacaaaaccaaaagtATTAGCTCTCCCGACACCGCTCCAgtttctcctctccctcaggtAAATGGTAACGACGGCTTGGGGAGTGAAAGTATGTTGAGTAACTCTGTCATGGGCTCAAATAATGGCATGCTCACCAACAGTCCCCAGAACAGCACTGTTAAAATTGAAGAACAAGGACTAGTTGTCTCCCCGAAGGACCGCACTCAGCAAAAGCCTCTGGTGAATGGAGATTGGACCCCTGTGAACAACAGCACAGAGACTGGGCTGAAAGAACCAGGTCTAGTTTCGAGGGTTGAGGGCAAGACATCGATATCGGACCAGGAATACAAACCTCCAATAAAGATAACAAGGCTGGAAAACAACTTAGATGCACCAGGACCTAATACTCAGAGCACTCAACAGCACAACAGCACGTCCCCAGTTCAGACTGAGACCAAAGCCAGTTCTGTTGTCAAGATCATCAGAATGGCACCGTCCCCTATACCCTCTGCAGAGGAGTCGAGTCTCAGTGATGACTTCGCTGAGGAGAACAGTAACAGTGGGACGACAGAGCCACTCAAAACCCTCATCACCCAGGTAACCACAaagtccaccaccaccaccacaacagtAGTTTCCACAGAGATGAGGACAGCCAACGTGCCATCCAACGCATGTGGAGAAAAGGTGTCAACAACAGAAAGCAGCGCAGTGTCCACGCTTAAAACCATGACCAAAACAACTGTGACCAAAATCTGTTCCCCCGGGCTTGACGGTCAGTCGGACGACAGCCAGGGTGAAATGGTGACACAAGAACAGAGAACCATGCTCTCGGCGTCTGTCAGTAAGTCAACTACCGACACCAATGGGAAAACCTCTGTTACATCTGTTGCCGTGAGCCAAGAGGACTCCGCATCAACAAAGAATCACGTCCGCCTCCTGAAATTCTCCCGCACCAAGAAGACACGCTCGGGCACAGCTCTTCCTTCATACCGCAAGTTTGTCACCAAGAGCAGCCGCAAGAGCATTTTTGTACTGCCCTATGACAACTTGAAGGTGCTAGCGAGGCGAGGTGGATTCCGGGAGCTTCCTCTGTTTAGCTACAACGCCAAGCCAGCCCTGGACATCTGGCCGTATCCCTCACCCAGGCCCACATTTGGCATCACCTGGAG ATATCGTCTGCAGACTGTGAAGTGTTTGGCCGGTGTGAGTCTGATGCTGAGGCTCCTGTGGGCCTCTCTGAGGTGGGACGACATGGCTGTCAAACCGTCCGCTGCCATCGGCACCACTCGCACAG AGACATCGGATACTGAAATCACCACGACAGAGATCATCAAGCGCCGTGACGTGGGGCCCTACGGCATTCGCTCAGAGTACTGCATCCGCAAAATCATCTGTCCACTTGGAGTGCCGGATACTCCGAAAG AAACACACACCCCTCAGAGAAAGGGCTTGCGCTCCAGTGCCTTGCGCCCCAAGAAGCCTGAGCCTGCCAAGCAGACGGGCCCAGTCGTGATCGAGACGTGGgtggctgaggaggagctggacctGTGGGAGATCCGAGCCTTCTCAGAAAG ggtggagaaggagaaagctCAGGCAGCAGAGCAGGCCAAG AAACGTCTCGAACAGAAACCAGGCACAGCGACACCGACAGGGACCCCCCCAACATCTGCCTTGACACCCAAAGTCATTGTCGGGTCATTGACAGGCCAGGGCACGTCCAGCACCAAGGTAGTGCTGTCCACCAAGATGGGCACCCCCGTCACATTCCAGCAAAACAAGAACTTCCAGCAGTCGTTCGCCACCTGGGTCAAGCAGGGTCAAAGCACAG GCGCGGAGGGCACTATGGCCATGTCGGGTGGGCACACTTTCCAGATTACGGGAACGTCCGTGGGTGGAAAGGTGTTGACCACCAAGCTGCCGCTGCCGGCTAACAGCAAGATCGTCACAGTCAATGTGCCAACTTCACAAGGAG GTGTGGTTCAGCAGAAAGTGTTGGGTATCATCCCGTCCAGCACAGCGGGTGGCGCCCAGACCTACACCACATTCCAGCCGCGCACAACCACACTCAACATCAGGCCCCATACCCCTGGCTCCCAGCAACAG GTTCTGGCAACTGGCAGTCAGATCCGTCCAGGAATGACGGTGATCCGAACCCCGCTCCAGCAGACGGGCCCCATGGGAAAGACGATACTACGATCACCTCTCGTGGTCCAGCAAG GTCAGGGCGGTCAGCAGGTAGTGACGCAGATCATCCGAGGTCAGGCAGTTTCCACGGCAATATCCGGTGCCAGCCCTGTTGCCACTGTCACTGGGCAGGGGGCCAGCCCCGCCACATTAGGACAGGCAGCACCCGGCACCCCACGGGCACAAGGGCAAGGCCAGGTTAAATTGACCCTGGCACAGCTCACCCAGCTCACACAG AAGCAGCAGGCCACGTCAGGTGTGGATCGGCAGGCTGGTGTCGGTGGTACCCAGCAGGCTCTGACAGTGATGGTTCAGGGTCAGGGCCAGACCACGGGCCAGCTGCAGGTCATACCTCACGGGGTCACCGTCATCCCAGGACCTGGGCAGCAGCTCATGCAGGCGTCACTGCCCAACGGCCAGGTGCAGCGCTTCCTCTTCACCCCAATGGCCTCAGCTGCCACACCCACATCAAGCACAG tCAACACAGTTCCAGGTCAACCAAATTCCACCTGCACCAAAACCCCGGCCCAACCCGCCCAACAGGCAGCAGCCCCCATCCAGGCGGGGGTGCCTTCACTTGCCACCACCAGCAGCCCTACTTCGGCGACCCCACAGGGCCAGCTGCCGCCTCAGACGCAGGCCCACATGCCCATCCAATCACCCACTTCGCTGCAGGTTAAAACACAGGGAGGaacagtgcagctgcagcagacgccTCAGCTCATCAGCGTGTCTGGACTGCAGCAGCAGGTACAG GTGCTGGCCCAGCTGCAGGCCCAGCAGGGTGGAGGCTCTCTGCCACAGCacatcaaactgcagctccCCATCCAGATACAACAGGCCGGGACCACCTCAGCTCAGGGAGGACAG ATAGGGAACGTGGTCACCATCCAGGCAGCTTCTGTCCAGGAGCAACTGCAGCGAATCCAACAGCTCcgagaacagcagcagcagaagaagaaacaagccGCAGAGGCCAAGAGAGAGCAGGCCCTCAACGCAGCCAGCCAGAGCGACATCATTCAGAAAcag GTGGTGATGAAACAAAACGCTGTGATCGAGCACCTGAAGCAGAAGAAGACCCTGACGCCTGCAGAGCGGGAGGAGAACCAGAG GATGATCGTATGCAACCAGGTGATGAAGTTCCTCCTGGACCGGATAGACAAGGATGACAGGCAGTCAgccaagaggaggaaaaaggaagaGGTGGTTGAGGCGAAAAAGAGGTTGGCCAACGCCAGCAAGCTCTCCTCGCTCCTTTACCGGCACAAAGAGAGCCTTAAGATGGAAATCCTGAAGAAGCGAGCGCTTCTGGACAAGGATCTGCAGCTAGAGGCCCAG GAGGAGCTAAAACGCGACCTGCTTCGGATgcggagggagaaggagagggctCAGGCTGCAGCCAAGCAGGCAGCCCAGGCCGCAGCCCAGGCCGCccacaagcagcagcaacacactctGGCACACGCACACGGCATCGCCGCTCAGCACCACCTCGCCACAACCGCCACCTCGGCACACAAGAGGAAACGGGACGAGGAGAGGGAAACAGCGACGTCAGCCAAATCCAAGTCGAAGAAGAAATTGATCGTGACGACTAATACGAAGGATAACAAGAAGGAGATCAAGCTGTACTGCGTCTGCAAGACGCCATATGACGAGACCAA GTTTTACATAGGCTGCGACCTCTGTACCAACTGGTATCACGGTGACTGTGTGGGCATCACAGAGAAGGAGGCCAAGAAAATGGACGACTACATCTGTGTGGAGTGTAAACGGGGCCAggagagcagctcagaggagtTGTTCTGCATTTGTCGGACGCCATACGACGAGTCCCA GTTCTACATTGGCTGCGATCGCTGTCAAAACTGGTACCACGGTCGCTGTGTGGGCATCCTGCAGAGCGAGGCCAACCACATCGACCAGTACGTGTGCCCGCAGTGTCAGTCGACAGAGGACGCCATGACGGTCTTCACCCCGCTCACGGACAAGGACTTCGAAGGTCTGCGGAGGATTCTGCGCTCCTTACAG gcaCATAAAATGGCGTGGCCGTTCCTGGAGCCAGTGGACCCGAATGACGCCATCGACTACTACAGGGTCATCAAGGAACCAATGG